The proteins below come from a single Streptomyces sp. MRC013 genomic window:
- a CDS encoding gas vesicle protein K, with translation MSGPRRRVELDPDSVERDLARLVLTVVELLRQLMERQALRRVEDGDLTEDQEERIGMTLMLLEDRMEVLRTRFGLEPEDLNIDLGPLGPLL, from the coding sequence GTGAGCGGGCCGCGCCGCCGGGTGGAGCTCGACCCCGACTCCGTCGAACGGGACCTCGCCCGTCTCGTCCTCACCGTGGTCGAACTGCTGCGCCAGCTGATGGAACGCCAGGCGCTGCGCCGGGTGGAGGACGGGGACCTGACGGAGGACCAGGAGGAGCGCATCGGCATGACGCTGATGCTGCTGGAGGACCGCATGGAGGTCCTGCGGACCCGGTTCGGACTGGAACCGGAGGACCTGAACATCGATCTGGGGCCGCTCGGCCCGCTGCTGTGA
- a CDS encoding gas vesicle protein, with the protein MSVEHRRVALVDLLDRLLAGGVVLTGDLTLSIADVDLVRVDLKALISSVGDGMPTPWGRSG; encoded by the coding sequence GTGAGCGTGGAGCACCGCAGGGTCGCCCTCGTCGACCTGCTGGACCGGCTGCTCGCCGGCGGGGTCGTCCTCACCGGTGACCTGACGCTCAGCATCGCCGACGTGGATCTCGTGCGGGTCGACCTGAAGGCGCTGATCAGCTCGGTCGGCGACGGGATGCCGACGCCGTGGGGACGGTCCGGGTGA
- a CDS encoding gas vesicle protein: MTTPGRPPSPFASDGGGANLADILERVLDKGVVIAGDIRINLLDIELLTIKLRLVVASVERAQEMGIDWWRHDPALSSHARRDALANENEELRRRLAELEERTA; encoded by the coding sequence ATGACGACACCCGGACGCCCGCCCTCCCCGTTCGCGTCCGACGGCGGGGGCGCGAACCTCGCGGACATCCTGGAGCGCGTCCTCGACAAGGGCGTCGTCATCGCGGGCGACATCCGCATCAACCTGCTCGACATCGAGTTGCTGACCATCAAGCTGCGGCTCGTCGTCGCCTCGGTGGAACGCGCCCAGGAGATGGGCATCGACTGGTGGCGCCACGATCCGGCGCTCTCCTCGCACGCCCGCCGCGACGCATTGGCGAACGAGAACGAGGAACTGCGGCGGCGCCTGGCCGAACTGGAGGAGCGTACGGCATGA
- a CDS encoding gas vesicle protein GvpG → MGLLGEILLLPAAPLRGTAWVLRRVVEEAERQYYDPAAVRRELARLTERLEAGEIDEETFDRLEDQLLDRLEKGADRP, encoded by the coding sequence GTGGGCCTGCTCGGAGAGATCCTCCTGCTGCCCGCCGCGCCCCTGCGCGGTACCGCCTGGGTGCTGCGGCGGGTGGTCGAGGAGGCGGAGCGGCAGTACTACGACCCGGCCGCCGTCCGCCGCGAGCTCGCCCGCCTCACCGAGCGGCTGGAGGCCGGGGAGATCGACGAGGAGACGTTCGACCGGCTGGAGGACCAACTCCTCGACCGACTGGAGAAAGGGGCCGACCGCCCATGA
- a CDS encoding GvpL/GvpF family gas vesicle protein, whose amino-acid sequence MSTYVYGITRSSHPALPEKVDGVGDPPRPVRVLTHGGVAALVSDAPENLRPKRRDLLAHQNVLGAAGADGTVLPLRFGGVSPDDDAVLAVLREREEHYLERLQSLDGKVEYNVKAVHDEEAVLHQVLADNPELRALSQEQRAAGGGTYEQKLALGERVAAAVKHREARDAVLVQEALEKAAAECRPGPEGTGRLANLSFLVERDRAGAFADAADALGKEHGHLVLQVTGPLPPYSFVE is encoded by the coding sequence GTGAGCACCTACGTCTACGGCATCACCCGCAGCTCGCACCCCGCGCTCCCGGAGAAGGTGGACGGCGTGGGCGACCCGCCGCGCCCCGTGCGGGTCCTCACCCACGGCGGGGTCGCCGCGCTGGTGAGCGACGCGCCCGAGAACCTGCGGCCGAAGCGGCGGGACCTCCTCGCCCACCAGAACGTGCTCGGCGCGGCGGGCGCGGACGGCACGGTCCTCCCGCTGCGGTTCGGCGGGGTCTCCCCCGACGACGACGCCGTCCTGGCCGTCCTGCGGGAGCGGGAGGAACACTACCTGGAGCGGCTCCAGAGCCTCGACGGCAAGGTCGAGTACAACGTGAAGGCCGTCCACGACGAGGAGGCCGTGCTGCACCAGGTCCTCGCCGACAACCCCGAACTGCGGGCGCTGAGCCAGGAGCAGCGGGCGGCGGGCGGCGGCACCTACGAGCAGAAGCTCGCCCTCGGCGAGCGCGTGGCGGCGGCCGTGAAGCACCGGGAGGCGCGCGACGCGGTCCTCGTGCAGGAGGCCCTGGAGAAGGCCGCGGCGGAGTGCCGGCCCGGCCCGGAGGGCACCGGGAGGCTGGCGAACCTGTCCTTCCTCGTCGAGCGGGACCGGGCCGGCGCGTTCGCGGACGCGGCCGACGCCCTGGGCAAGGAGCACGGGCACCTGGTGCTGCAGGTGACCGGGCCGCTCCCCCCGTACAGCTTCGTGGAGTAG
- the gvpJ gene encoding gas vesicle protein GvpJ — MTVDTRTTPGGSGGSSGLYDILELVLDRGLVIDAFVRVSLVGIEILKVDVRVVVASVDTYLRFAEACNRLDLETGRKAPAQLTDVVDDMTKSGARGKTKGALQGAAQTVSETLGRSTSRQEKKEEQEK; from the coding sequence ATGACGGTTGACACTCGAACGACCCCGGGCGGCTCCGGCGGCAGCAGCGGCCTGTACGACATCCTGGAACTCGTCCTCGACCGCGGACTGGTCATCGACGCGTTCGTGCGCGTCTCGCTCGTCGGCATCGAGATCCTCAAGGTCGACGTACGGGTCGTCGTCGCCAGCGTCGACACGTACCTGCGCTTCGCCGAGGCGTGCAACCGCCTCGACCTGGAGACCGGCCGCAAGGCGCCGGCGCAGCTCACGGACGTCGTCGACGACATGACCAAGTCCGGTGCCCGCGGCAAGACCAAGGGCGCGCTGCAGGGCGCGGCGCAGACGGTGTCCGAGACCCTCGGCCGGTCGACGTCCCGGCAGGAGAAGAAGGAGGAGCAGGAGAAGTGA
- a CDS encoding GlsB/YeaQ/YmgE family stress response membrane protein, which translates to MGIIAWILIGLLAGMIAKALMPGRDPGGAIITMLIGIAGGLLGGWLGKVLFGVDSIDGFFDLSTWVAAIIGSVILLALYRLFTGAGRTRRHA; encoded by the coding sequence ATGGGCATCATCGCGTGGATCCTCATCGGCCTGCTCGCCGGCATGATCGCCAAGGCCCTGATGCCGGGGCGCGACCCCGGCGGCGCCATCATCACGATGCTCATCGGCATAGCCGGCGGGCTCCTCGGCGGGTGGCTGGGCAAGGTCCTCTTCGGGGTCGACTCCATCGACGGCTTCTTCGACCTCTCCACCTGGGTCGCCGCGATCATCGGCTCGGTGATCCTGCTCGCCCTGTACCGGCTCTTCACCGGCGCCGGCCGGACGCGCCGGCACGCCTGA
- a CDS encoding WhiB family transcriptional regulator, protein MEDWRQSAACRDEDPDLFFPVGTSGPALMQAEEAKRICAGCPVREPCLRWALDAGQDFGVWGGTGEEERRALHRRAARAARRAAG, encoded by the coding sequence GTGGAGGACTGGCGACAGTCGGCCGCGTGCCGCGACGAGGACCCGGACCTGTTCTTCCCCGTGGGCACCAGCGGCCCGGCCCTGATGCAGGCGGAGGAGGCGAAGCGGATCTGCGCGGGCTGTCCCGTGCGCGAGCCGTGCCTCCGGTGGGCGTTGGACGCCGGCCAGGACTTCGGGGTGTGGGGCGGCACCGGCGAGGAGGAGCGGCGCGCGCTGCACCGCCGCGCGGCCCGCGCCGCCCGCCGGGCGGCCGGCTGA
- a CDS encoding acetoacetate decarboxylase family protein, producing the protein MTESHPPPPWRLHGTLHAALWRVPGRRLPHWPLPAGVDALRFGRWRAVVTFWVDYRPGGTLAYRELLVALAVRCGGSPGACAVEAWVDDPRSLVGGRVLWGIPKDPAVFAFTRQAPGLLGTAMRADVSPPRSRPAPPVSAVHRPLLRLPAGLTLRARLFQPAPDGRGEPCEVPLRLTGTPWVTRTRLHTAPGAPLGYLAGLRPLAACSLRDFDFTVAPARSVRTG; encoded by the coding sequence ATGACGGAGAGCCACCCGCCCCCTCCCTGGCGCCTGCACGGAACCCTGCACGCCGCCCTGTGGCGGGTGCCCGGACGCCGCCTCCCGCACTGGCCCCTGCCGGCCGGGGTGGACGCGCTGCGGTTCGGACGGTGGCGCGCGGTGGTGACGTTCTGGGTCGACTACCGGCCGGGCGGCACGCTGGCCTACCGCGAGTTGCTGGTCGCCCTGGCCGTACGGTGCGGCGGGTCCCCCGGCGCCTGCGCGGTGGAGGCGTGGGTGGACGACCCCCGGTCCCTGGTGGGCGGCAGGGTCCTGTGGGGCATCCCCAAGGACCCGGCGGTGTTCGCCTTCACCCGGCAGGCCCCGGGGCTGCTGGGCACCGCGATGCGCGCGGACGTGTCCCCGCCGCGCTCCCGGCCGGCCCCGCCGGTGAGCGCGGTGCACCGCCCGCTCCTGCGCCTCCCCGCCGGACTCACGCTGCGGGCCCGTCTGTTCCAGCCCGCCCCGGACGGCCGGGGGGAGCCCTGCGAGGTGCCGCTCCGCCTGACCGGGACGCCCTGGGTCACCCGCACCCGCCTGCACACCGCCCCGGGCGCCCCGCTCGGCTACCTGGCGGGCCTGCGCCCCCTGGCCGCGTGCTCGCTGCGGGACTTCGACTTCACCGTCGCCCCGGCCCGGAGCGTGCGCACCGGGTGA
- the ppk2 gene encoding polyphosphate kinase 2 yields the protein MDDSEEGRERSRELLDGLTVDSSRPEQPVLLDGSGAAIETWRENYPYAAKIRRGDYERRKRVLQIEMLKLQRWVKDTGQRLVVLCEGRDAAGKGGTIQRFTERLNPRGARVVALDKPTEKEATQWYFQRYVAHLPSAGEIVFFDRSWYNRAGVERVMGFCTDEQYGLFLRQCPLFERMLVEDGVLLVKFWFSVSRAEQRTRFAIRQVDPVRQWKLSPVDLESLDRWDDYTTAKVEMFRATDTPYAPWTVVKSNDKRRGRLEAMRSLLWRFDYDRKDEQVIGEPDPLIVGAADTLLEAGEESAALSPTPLAHPAGRPGVHPEDPAEGPEGDPGDADRPKEGSPGR from the coding sequence GTGGACGACAGCGAGGAGGGCCGGGAGCGGTCCAGGGAACTGCTCGACGGGCTGACCGTCGACAGCAGCAGGCCCGAGCAGCCCGTGCTGCTGGACGGGTCCGGCGCGGCCATCGAGACCTGGCGGGAGAACTACCCGTACGCGGCGAAGATCCGGCGCGGCGACTACGAGCGGCGCAAGCGCGTGCTGCAGATCGAGATGCTGAAGCTCCAGCGGTGGGTGAAGGACACCGGCCAGCGCCTCGTGGTCCTCTGCGAAGGGCGCGACGCGGCCGGCAAGGGCGGGACCATCCAGCGGTTCACCGAGCGGCTCAACCCCCGGGGCGCCCGCGTGGTCGCCCTGGACAAGCCCACCGAGAAGGAGGCCACCCAGTGGTACTTCCAGCGGTACGTGGCGCACCTCCCGTCGGCCGGTGAGATCGTCTTCTTCGACCGGTCCTGGTACAACCGGGCCGGCGTCGAGCGCGTCATGGGCTTCTGCACCGATGAGCAGTACGGGCTCTTCCTGAGGCAGTGCCCGCTCTTCGAGCGGATGCTCGTCGAGGACGGCGTCCTCCTCGTGAAGTTCTGGTTCTCCGTCTCCCGGGCCGAGCAGCGGACGCGGTTCGCGATCCGGCAGGTGGACCCGGTGCGGCAGTGGAAGCTCTCGCCCGTCGACCTCGAGTCGCTGGACCGGTGGGACGACTACACCACCGCCAAGGTCGAGATGTTCCGCGCCACCGACACGCCCTACGCCCCCTGGACGGTCGTCAAGAGCAACGACAAGCGGCGCGGCCGCCTGGAGGCGATGCGCAGTCTGCTGTGGCGCTTCGACTACGACCGCAAGGACGAGCAGGTCATCGGCGAACCGGATCCGTTGATCGTGGGCGCCGCGGACACCCTGCTGGAGGCGGGGGAGGAGAGCGCGGCCCTCTCCCCGACGCCGCTCGCCCACCCCGCCGGCCGCCCCGGCGTCCACCCGGAGGACCCGGCGGAAGGACCGGAGGGGGACCCCGGGGACGCGGACCGGCCCAAGGAGGGATCCCCCGGCCGCTGA
- a CDS encoding DUF5995 family protein: MARWPRGVRALTAAVTAAALTLPGGMAAASAPAAGSRPPACRGPAPECVREARRALEAVRDELRCDHRAPFPAIYVRLQESLEAAVAGSGGFEEPSWLAGDLNTGFLSLYFDAYEADRAGRPVPEAWRAAFDAARRSDVNAGQDVLLGANAHIQRDLPHVIAALGLTRPDGGSRKPDYDRFQAVLDRAHGPAVQDVARHYDPLVALADDRRNPLAGRTAGELLRSWREQAWEHARQLAGAPDQRARDRVARRIETNAGRWAGLLGTVRVPGYRAVRDTYCRSRGTRDGLPSASGAAGR; encoded by the coding sequence ATGGCCCGCTGGCCGCGCGGAGTCCGCGCCCTGACCGCCGCCGTGACGGCGGCGGCCCTCACCCTGCCGGGCGGCATGGCCGCCGCCTCCGCACCGGCCGCCGGGAGCCGGCCCCCGGCCTGCCGGGGGCCGGCTCCCGAATGCGTACGGGAGGCGCGCCGCGCCCTGGAGGCCGTCCGCGACGAGTTGCGCTGCGACCACCGCGCGCCCTTCCCGGCGATCTACGTCCGGCTCCAGGAGTCGCTGGAGGCGGCGGTCGCCGGCAGCGGGGGCTTCGAGGAGCCGTCCTGGCTCGCGGGTGACCTCAACACCGGTTTCCTGAGCCTGTACTTCGACGCCTACGAGGCCGATCGGGCGGGCCGCCCCGTGCCGGAGGCGTGGCGGGCCGCGTTCGACGCGGCACGCAGGTCCGACGTCAACGCGGGCCAGGACGTGCTCCTCGGCGCGAACGCCCACATCCAGCGGGACCTCCCCCACGTGATCGCCGCGCTGGGGCTCACCCGGCCCGACGGCGGCTCCCGCAAGCCCGACTACGACCGTTTCCAGGCGGTCCTCGACCGCGCCCACGGGCCCGCCGTCCAGGACGTCGCCCGCCACTACGATCCGCTCGTCGCCCTGGCGGACGACCGCCGCAACCCCCTCGCGGGCCGCACCGCCGGCGAGCTCCTCCGCTCGTGGCGCGAGCAGGCGTGGGAGCACGCCCGGCAGCTCGCCGGCGCCCCGGACCAGCGGGCCCGCGACCGCGTCGCACGGAGGATCGAGACGAACGCCGGACGGTGGGCGGGGCTGCTCGGGACCGTCCGCGTACCGGGCTACCGGGCGGTCCGCGACACGTACTGCCGCAGCCGCGGCACCCGGGACGGCCTGCCGTCGGCGTCCGGAGCGGCCGGGCGGTAG
- a CDS encoding transcriptional regulator, with protein MSGSARGGRSRADVAAAEVSAETLREIGTGRAPAPAFFPAAAPGVSRDEPAAACADDREQGGPAAFSA; from the coding sequence GTGAGCGGTTCGGCGCGCGGCGGGCGCAGCAGGGCGGACGTCGCGGCGGCGGAGGTCTCGGCGGAGACGCTGCGCGAGATCGGGACCGGACGGGCGCCGGCTCCGGCGTTCTTCCCCGCGGCCGCGCCCGGCGTCTCCCGGGACGAGCCGGCGGCGGCCTGCGCGGACGACCGGGAGCAGGGCGGCCCGGCGGCGTTCAGCGCCTGA
- a CDS encoding glycosyltransferase: MRVVMMTAGSRGDVAPYTGLGAGLVRAGHEVTLAAHGVFEPLMAGSGVRFHALPVDPRAELHSARGRKLHDSRTGAGKLVRLASLARAAADDMTASLVEAARQADVLLVGGALGPLGYAIAEGLSLPGLGLHLQPQHPTREFPAPVLGVRPMGPVGNRLSGLAVTAAVGRVAAGPVRTLRRRYGLRATGPFAAHRARERRLWPVLHGFSGLVVPRPRDWRPGLDVAGYWWPHETGRGLPGELEAFLAAGPAPVFVGLGSATVPDPGRVSRQTVAALRAAGLRGVVQRGWAGLAVEGDDVIAVGEVPHSLLFPRMAAVVHHAGAGTTAAALRAGVPSVPVPVQFDAAFWASRLVALGAAPEAVPLRRLTAGALARALRRATADRSHGVRARALATRLAEEDGIAPVLAALDRLAR; the protein is encoded by the coding sequence ATGCGGGTGGTGATGATGACGGCGGGGTCGCGGGGCGACGTGGCCCCCTACACGGGTCTGGGTGCCGGTCTCGTACGGGCCGGGCACGAGGTGACGCTCGCCGCCCACGGGGTGTTCGAGCCGCTGATGGCCGGTTCGGGGGTGCGGTTCCACGCGCTGCCGGTCGATCCCCGGGCCGAGCTGCACTCCGCGCGCGGCCGGAAGCTGCACGACAGCAGGACCGGGGCCGGCAAGCTGGTGCGGCTGGCGTCCCTGGCCCGGGCGGCGGCCGACGACATGACGGCGTCCCTGGTGGAGGCCGCCCGGCAGGCCGACGTCCTGCTGGTCGGCGGCGCGCTGGGGCCGCTCGGGTACGCCATCGCCGAGGGCCTGTCGCTGCCCGGCCTGGGCCTGCACCTCCAGCCGCAGCACCCGACGCGGGAGTTCCCGGCGCCGGTCCTCGGGGTGCGGCCGATGGGCCCGGTGGGCAACCGGCTCAGCGGACTGGCCGTCACCGCCGCCGTCGGCCGGGTGGCCGCAGGGCCCGTACGGACCCTGCGGCGGCGGTACGGGCTCCGGGCGACCGGCCCCTTCGCGGCCCATCGGGCACGGGAGCGCCGGCTGTGGCCGGTGCTGCACGGGTTCAGCGGACTGGTGGTGCCGCGCCCGCGGGACTGGCGTCCCGGACTGGACGTGGCCGGCTACTGGTGGCCGCACGAGACCGGGCGGGGGCTCCCCGGCGAGTTGGAGGCGTTCCTCGCCGCCGGGCCCGCCCCGGTGTTCGTCGGGCTGGGCAGCGCCACCGTGCCGGACCCCGGGCGGGTCAGCCGGCAGACCGTGGCGGCCCTGCGCGCGGCGGGACTGCGCGGGGTCGTCCAGCGGGGCTGGGCGGGCCTGGCCGTCGAAGGCGACGACGTGATCGCCGTCGGCGAAGTGCCGCACTCCCTGCTCTTCCCCCGCATGGCCGCCGTCGTCCACCACGCGGGGGCGGGCACCACCGCGGCCGCCCTGCGGGCGGGGGTGCCCAGCGTGCCGGTGCCCGTGCAGTTCGACGCGGCCTTCTGGGCGTCCCGGCTCGTCGCGCTCGGCGCCGCGCCCGAGGCCGTCCCCCTGCGCCGCCTCACCGCCGGCGCCCTGGCCCGCGCCCTGCGCCGGGCGACGGCCGACCGCTCCCACGGCGTCCGCGCCCGGGCGCTGGCCACCCGCCTGGCCGAGGAGGACGGCATCGCGCCCGTCCTCGCGGCCCTCGACCGGCTGGCGCGCTGA